A window from Drosophila kikkawai strain 14028-0561.14 chromosome 2L, DkikHiC1v2, whole genome shotgun sequence encodes these proteins:
- the LOC108076892 gene encoding adenylyl cyclase X E-like isoform X3, which yields MNSYLGVFYILHIAVTVIYVAQLLLLTDHTYRVYPDVATHILLVVLMLLVLSVNFFEDFVIRHRWVRVFTSVVASLLLLTADLGLNAYHYIVHDWPIISAMDIYSLCMIYMFLPIPSIRAAALLALFVSVLYVLYYFQVVYFLSKYASRSAHTYDLFMLDVFHYFGFNVMGIFFRMMNDTMVRSSFLDRHQFIMEENWLRDALHQEAKLLHNILPPQIAKTYMGSIKDKIMQADSDTEFGLRNYQSSMAVQIHSDVSILYADVVNYTHLTTTLSVEKLVMVLHDLYGRFDMAAAIYKVQRIKFLGDCYYCVAGLVEPDPDHAENAVSLGLSMISHIQEVRETRDLDIDMRIGIHSGSLFAGVIGQAKLQFDIWGADVDIANHLEATGKAGYVHISGRTLSNLTPSMYTILPGTEEAQNDPVLQKHPMNTYLITGTPSAIPSRRVTHYRWHQSAMDIKSRPNIESWSSYNSVTEELREEFDKMPVGGLGWYRRCCRYGEAPKNEMREIGLFCATFKDKTLEKNYLQQPDYIFKGSILMAWLIGVCMIYIQIIGNDDICRLCVAGHMVVFTLLTFLLFISWYKKVCWWRDGQNEYKKYSKFSCIIFHVYEKIQRSLFLRITCYFLTIGCYYSSLCMILVDCDKNKFDLEFIESKLYHYDISYTTCFSPWTFTNMMALILGMSYTFARIPFALKTCIGCMEAFVYLLILFFEYHFVFQHSNTTAPFLPSEVAHCDRILLMLVTLYMKERRIEFNAKTNYRLNVNLKNKQQAATATNQSIIILLNNILPARVVDIYLNKLAQHELYYENYRMISVMFAKLMNFKMDLPSLRVLNCIITEFDILLSRYKEYYMVEKIKVVGCTYMAACGLDFSMVSSVRKGRLTDLERDRSISREETLDSNDDTYDGVVYLMTTFALDLMRTLASCNRAYDSMPIDRSLSSTEIAIGISSGEIMAGVVGASQPHYDIWGNPVNMASRMQSTGLSGHIQVTEESAKILMDYGILCRPRGLTFVKGRGKIPTYFVELDENLSFVSTNPNMTLESLKFLSNFSGEEELNESDKGETKGSTRLNT from the exons ATGAACAGTTACCTCGGAGTCTTCTATATTTTGCATATTGCTGTCACCGTTATCTATGTTGCACAGCTGTTGCTATTGACCGAC CACACGTATCGCGTCTATCCAGACGTTGCTACCCATATACTATTAGTGGTTTTAATGCTATTGGTTTTGAGCGTCAATTTCTTCGAGGACTTTGTGATACGCCACAGATGGGTAAGGGTGTTTACCTCGGTTGTGGCCTCACTTCTTTTATTGACCGCAG ATTTGGGACTGAACGCATATCACTATATCGTCCACGACTGGCCCATTATATCCGCAATGGACATATATTCGCTCTGCATGATCTACATGTTTCTGCCgattccctccattagggcgGCAGCTCTCCTTGCGCTCTTCGTCAGTGTGTTGTATGTGTTGTATTACTTCCAAGTGGTCTACTTCCTCTCGAAGTACGCCTCTCGTTCCGCTCACACCTATGACTTGTTCATGTTGGACGTCTTCCACTATTTTGGTTTTAACGTGATGGGAATTTTCTTCCGCATGATGAACGACACTATGGTTCGGTCGTCATTCCTCGACCGCCATCAGTTCATCATGGAGGAGAATTGGCTGCGCGACGCCCTGCACCAAGAGGCAAAGCTGCTGCACAACATTTTGCCGCCACAGATCGCCAAGACATACATGGGGAGCATCAAGGACAAGATCATGCAGGCGGATAGTGACACGGAGTTCGGATTACGAAACTACCAGAGCTCCATGGCCGTGCAGATCCATTCAGACGTGAGCATCCTGTACGCGGACGTGGTGAATTACACTCACCTGACCACGACTTTGTCGGTGGAGAAACTGGTTATGGTGCTGCACGACCTCTACGGCCGATTTGACATGGCTGCCGCTATTTACAAGGTCCAGAGGATCAAGTTTCTGGGCGACTGCTACTACTGTGTGGCCGGTCTGGTTGAGCCCGACCCAGATCATGCGGAGAATGCCGTGTCCCTGGGCCTCTCCATGATTTCCCACATACAGGAAGTGCG GGAAACACGCGATCTGGATATCGACATGCGCATAGGAATCCACTCGGGAAGTCTCTTCGCCGGGGTTATTGGCCAGGCCAAGCTGCAGTTTGACATTTGGG GAGCCGATGTGGACATTGCCAACCATTTGGAGGCTACGGGTAAAGCGGGCTACGTTCACATCAGTGGCAGGACTTTGAGCAACTTAACCCCGTCCATGTACACGATTCTTCCGGGAACGGAAGAAGCCCAGAATGATCCCGTGCTGCAGAAGCACCCGATGAACACATACCTCATAACCGGCACTCCGTCGGCGATCCCGTCGCGAAGAGTCACACATTATAGATGGCACCAATCAGCCATGGACATAAAGTCACGACCAAATATAGAATCCTGGAGCTCTTATAACTCGGTGACCGAAGAGTTACGTGAGGAGTTTGACAAGATGCCAGTGGGTGGCTTAGGGTG GTATCGACGGTGTTGTCGATATGGCGAAGCCCCAAAGAATGAAATGCGGGAAATCGGACTCTTTTGTGCGACGTTCAAAgataaaacgctggaaaagaaTTATCTGCAGCAGCCGGACTATATCTTCAAGGGCTCAATACTGATGGCCTGGCTAATTGGGGTTTGCATGATCTACATTCAGATCATTGGCAATGATGATATTTGCAGACTATGTGTTGCCGGCCATATGGTTGTATTCACTCTCCTGACTTTTCTGCTATTCATCTCGTGGTACAAGAAAGTGTGCTGGTGGAGAGATGGGCAGAACGAATACAAGAAGTACAGCAAATTTAGTTGTATAATATTCCACGTATACGAAAAGATCCAGCGCAGTTTATTCCTAAGGATTACTTGCTACTTCCTGACTATAGGCTGTTACTACTCTTCGCTCTGCATGATTCTG GTGGACTGCGACAAAAATAAGTTTGATCTGGAATTCATTGAGAGCAAGCTCTACCACTACGATATAAGTTATACCACATGCTTCTCTCCGTGGACCTTTACGAACATGATGGCGCTCATTTTGGGAATGAGCTACACCTTTGCCCGGATCCCGTTCGCCCTCAAAACCTGCATCGGCTGCATGGAGGCCTTCGTCTACTTGCTGATTCTGTTTTTCGAATACCATTTCGTATTCCAGCACAGCAACACTACGGCTCCCTTTCTGCCATCGGAAGTAGCGCACTGCGACCGCATTTTGCTCATGTTGGTCACTCTTTACATGAAGGAGCGTCGAATCGAATTCAATGCCAAAACCAACTACAG GCTGAACGTTAATTTGAAGAACAAGCAACAGGCTGCGACTGCAACTAACCAATCAATCATAATTCTGCTTAACAACATTCTTCCTGCTCGTGTTG TCGACATTTATCTAAATAAATTAGCCCAACATGAGCTCTACTATGAAAATTACCGAATGATCTCCGTAATGTTTGCCAAGCTAATGAACTTCAAAATGGATTTGCCCAGCCTACGCGTGCTAAATTGCATAATCACTGAGTTCGATATTCTG CTGAGTCGCTACAAGGAGTATTACATGGTTGAAAAGATCAAGGTCGTTGGTTGCACTTATATGGCAGCATGTGGCTTAGATTTCTCCATGGTATCATCGGTTAGAAAGGGGCGCCTCACTGATC TCGAACGGGATCGCAGCATTAGCCGCGAAGAGACTTTAGATAGTAATGACGATACCTACGATGGAGTGGTCTACCTGATGACAACCTTCGCTTTGGACCTCATGCGTACCCTGGCTTCGTGCAATAGGGCCTACGACAGCATGCCCATTGATCGGAGCCTGTCGAGCACTGAGATAGCCATTGGAATTTCCAGCGGCGAGATAATGGCTGGCGTAGTGGGCGCTTCACAGCCGCATTACGACATTTGGGGCAATCCGGTAAACATGGCCTCTCGGATGCAGTCGACGGGTCTGTCGGGTCACATACAAGTGACAGAGGAGTCCGCAAAAATTCTCATGGACTACGGTATCCTCTGTCGTCCGCGCGGTCTCACCTTCGTGAAGGGACGCGGCAAAATTCCGACATACTTTGTAGAATTAGACGAAAATTTGAGCTTTGTTTCAACGAACCCTAATATGACACTGGAATCTCTGAAGTTTTTATCAAACTTTTCTGGGGAAGAAGAGCTTAACGAATCGGACAAAGGTGAGACTAAAGGATCAACGCGGTTGAACACATAG
- the LOC108076892 gene encoding adenylyl cyclase X E-like isoform X2, giving the protein MTVHRLRKIHTIRQKRRKHGTCTLDYDDERLWESGYLRARCKELKLEEEYQKYQVRLMNSYLGVFYILHIAVTVIYVAQLLLLTDHTYRVYPDVATHILLVVLMLLVLSVNFFEDFVIRHRWVRVFTSVVASLLLLTADLGLNAYHYIVHDWPIISAMDIYSLCMIYMFLPIPSIRAAALLALFVSVLYVLYYFQVVYFLSKYASRSAHTYDLFMLDVFHYFGFNVMGIFFRMMNDTMVRSSFLDRHQFIMEENWLRDALHQEAKLLHNILPPQIAKTYMGSIKDKIMQADSDTEFGLRNYQSSMAVQIHSDVSILYADVVNYTHLTTTLSVEKLVMVLHDLYGRFDMAAAIYKVQRIKFLGDCYYCVAGLVEPDPDHAENAVSLGLSMISHIQEVRETRDLDIDMRIGIHSGSLFAGVIGQAKLQFDIWGADVDIANHLEATGKAGYVHISGRTLSNLTPSMYTILPGTEEAQNDPVLQKHPMNTYLITGTPSAIPSRRVTHYRWHQSAMDIKSRPNIESWSSYNSVTEELREEFDKMPVGGLGWYRRCCRYGEAPKNEMREIGLFCATFKDKTLEKNYLQQPDYIFKGSILMAWLIGVCMIYIQIIGNDDICRLCVAGHMVVFTLLTFLLFISWYKKVCWWRDGQNEYKKYSKFSCIIFHVYEKIQRSLFLRITCYFLTIGCYYSSLCMILVDCDKNKFDLEFIESKLYHYDISYTTCFSPWTFTNMMALILGMSYTFARIPFALKTCIGCMEAFVYLLILFFEYHFVFQHSNTTAPFLPSEVAHCDRILLMLVTLYMKERRIEFNAKTNYRLNVNLKNKQQAATATNQSIIILLNNILPARVAQHELYYENYRMISVMFAKLMNFKMDLPSLRVLNCIITEFDILLSRYKEYYMVEKIKVVGCTYMAACGLDFSMVSSVRKGRLTDLERDRSISREETLDSNDDTYDGVVYLMTTFALDLMRTLASCNRAYDSMPIDRSLSSTEIAIGISSGEIMAGVVGASQPHYDIWGNPVNMASRMQSTGLSGHIQVTEESAKILMDYGILCRPRGLTFVKGRGKIPTYFVELDENLSFVSTNPNMTLESLKFLSNFSGEEELNESDKGETKGSTRLNT; this is encoded by the exons ATGACGGTCCACAGATTAAGAAAGATTCACACCATTAGGCAGAAAAGGAGGAAACACGGGACATGTACGCTCGATTATGACGATGAGCGCCTTTGGGAATCGGGCTACCTAAGA GCCAGGTGTAAGGAACTCAAGTTGGAGGAGGAGTATCAGAAGTATCAAGTTCGCCTGATGAACAGTTACCTCGGAGTCTTCTATATTTTGCATATTGCTGTCACCGTTATCTATGTTGCACAGCTGTTGCTATTGACCGAC CACACGTATCGCGTCTATCCAGACGTTGCTACCCATATACTATTAGTGGTTTTAATGCTATTGGTTTTGAGCGTCAATTTCTTCGAGGACTTTGTGATACGCCACAGATGGGTAAGGGTGTTTACCTCGGTTGTGGCCTCACTTCTTTTATTGACCGCAG ATTTGGGACTGAACGCATATCACTATATCGTCCACGACTGGCCCATTATATCCGCAATGGACATATATTCGCTCTGCATGATCTACATGTTTCTGCCgattccctccattagggcgGCAGCTCTCCTTGCGCTCTTCGTCAGTGTGTTGTATGTGTTGTATTACTTCCAAGTGGTCTACTTCCTCTCGAAGTACGCCTCTCGTTCCGCTCACACCTATGACTTGTTCATGTTGGACGTCTTCCACTATTTTGGTTTTAACGTGATGGGAATTTTCTTCCGCATGATGAACGACACTATGGTTCGGTCGTCATTCCTCGACCGCCATCAGTTCATCATGGAGGAGAATTGGCTGCGCGACGCCCTGCACCAAGAGGCAAAGCTGCTGCACAACATTTTGCCGCCACAGATCGCCAAGACATACATGGGGAGCATCAAGGACAAGATCATGCAGGCGGATAGTGACACGGAGTTCGGATTACGAAACTACCAGAGCTCCATGGCCGTGCAGATCCATTCAGACGTGAGCATCCTGTACGCGGACGTGGTGAATTACACTCACCTGACCACGACTTTGTCGGTGGAGAAACTGGTTATGGTGCTGCACGACCTCTACGGCCGATTTGACATGGCTGCCGCTATTTACAAGGTCCAGAGGATCAAGTTTCTGGGCGACTGCTACTACTGTGTGGCCGGTCTGGTTGAGCCCGACCCAGATCATGCGGAGAATGCCGTGTCCCTGGGCCTCTCCATGATTTCCCACATACAGGAAGTGCG GGAAACACGCGATCTGGATATCGACATGCGCATAGGAATCCACTCGGGAAGTCTCTTCGCCGGGGTTATTGGCCAGGCCAAGCTGCAGTTTGACATTTGGG GAGCCGATGTGGACATTGCCAACCATTTGGAGGCTACGGGTAAAGCGGGCTACGTTCACATCAGTGGCAGGACTTTGAGCAACTTAACCCCGTCCATGTACACGATTCTTCCGGGAACGGAAGAAGCCCAGAATGATCCCGTGCTGCAGAAGCACCCGATGAACACATACCTCATAACCGGCACTCCGTCGGCGATCCCGTCGCGAAGAGTCACACATTATAGATGGCACCAATCAGCCATGGACATAAAGTCACGACCAAATATAGAATCCTGGAGCTCTTATAACTCGGTGACCGAAGAGTTACGTGAGGAGTTTGACAAGATGCCAGTGGGTGGCTTAGGGTG GTATCGACGGTGTTGTCGATATGGCGAAGCCCCAAAGAATGAAATGCGGGAAATCGGACTCTTTTGTGCGACGTTCAAAgataaaacgctggaaaagaaTTATCTGCAGCAGCCGGACTATATCTTCAAGGGCTCAATACTGATGGCCTGGCTAATTGGGGTTTGCATGATCTACATTCAGATCATTGGCAATGATGATATTTGCAGACTATGTGTTGCCGGCCATATGGTTGTATTCACTCTCCTGACTTTTCTGCTATTCATCTCGTGGTACAAGAAAGTGTGCTGGTGGAGAGATGGGCAGAACGAATACAAGAAGTACAGCAAATTTAGTTGTATAATATTCCACGTATACGAAAAGATCCAGCGCAGTTTATTCCTAAGGATTACTTGCTACTTCCTGACTATAGGCTGTTACTACTCTTCGCTCTGCATGATTCTG GTGGACTGCGACAAAAATAAGTTTGATCTGGAATTCATTGAGAGCAAGCTCTACCACTACGATATAAGTTATACCACATGCTTCTCTCCGTGGACCTTTACGAACATGATGGCGCTCATTTTGGGAATGAGCTACACCTTTGCCCGGATCCCGTTCGCCCTCAAAACCTGCATCGGCTGCATGGAGGCCTTCGTCTACTTGCTGATTCTGTTTTTCGAATACCATTTCGTATTCCAGCACAGCAACACTACGGCTCCCTTTCTGCCATCGGAAGTAGCGCACTGCGACCGCATTTTGCTCATGTTGGTCACTCTTTACATGAAGGAGCGTCGAATCGAATTCAATGCCAAAACCAACTACAG GCTGAACGTTAATTTGAAGAACAAGCAACAGGCTGCGACTGCAACTAACCAATCAATCATAATTCTGCTTAACAACATTCTTCCTGCTCGTGTTG CCCAACATGAGCTCTACTATGAAAATTACCGAATGATCTCCGTAATGTTTGCCAAGCTAATGAACTTCAAAATGGATTTGCCCAGCCTACGCGTGCTAAATTGCATAATCACTGAGTTCGATATTCTG CTGAGTCGCTACAAGGAGTATTACATGGTTGAAAAGATCAAGGTCGTTGGTTGCACTTATATGGCAGCATGTGGCTTAGATTTCTCCATGGTATCATCGGTTAGAAAGGGGCGCCTCACTGATC TCGAACGGGATCGCAGCATTAGCCGCGAAGAGACTTTAGATAGTAATGACGATACCTACGATGGAGTGGTCTACCTGATGACAACCTTCGCTTTGGACCTCATGCGTACCCTGGCTTCGTGCAATAGGGCCTACGACAGCATGCCCATTGATCGGAGCCTGTCGAGCACTGAGATAGCCATTGGAATTTCCAGCGGCGAGATAATGGCTGGCGTAGTGGGCGCTTCACAGCCGCATTACGACATTTGGGGCAATCCGGTAAACATGGCCTCTCGGATGCAGTCGACGGGTCTGTCGGGTCACATACAAGTGACAGAGGAGTCCGCAAAAATTCTCATGGACTACGGTATCCTCTGTCGTCCGCGCGGTCTCACCTTCGTGAAGGGACGCGGCAAAATTCCGACATACTTTGTAGAATTAGACGAAAATTTGAGCTTTGTTTCAACGAACCCTAATATGACACTGGAATCTCTGAAGTTTTTATCAAACTTTTCTGGGGAAGAAGAGCTTAACGAATCGGACAAAGGTGAGACTAAAGGATCAACGCGGTTGAACACATAG
- the LOC108076892 gene encoding adenylyl cyclase X E-like isoform X1, which yields MTVHRLRKIHTIRQKRRKHGTCTLDYDDERLWESGYLRARCKELKLEEEYQKYQVRLMNSYLGVFYILHIAVTVIYVAQLLLLTDHTYRVYPDVATHILLVVLMLLVLSVNFFEDFVIRHRWVRVFTSVVASLLLLTADLGLNAYHYIVHDWPIISAMDIYSLCMIYMFLPIPSIRAAALLALFVSVLYVLYYFQVVYFLSKYASRSAHTYDLFMLDVFHYFGFNVMGIFFRMMNDTMVRSSFLDRHQFIMEENWLRDALHQEAKLLHNILPPQIAKTYMGSIKDKIMQADSDTEFGLRNYQSSMAVQIHSDVSILYADVVNYTHLTTTLSVEKLVMVLHDLYGRFDMAAAIYKVQRIKFLGDCYYCVAGLVEPDPDHAENAVSLGLSMISHIQEVRETRDLDIDMRIGIHSGSLFAGVIGQAKLQFDIWGADVDIANHLEATGKAGYVHISGRTLSNLTPSMYTILPGTEEAQNDPVLQKHPMNTYLITGTPSAIPSRRVTHYRWHQSAMDIKSRPNIESWSSYNSVTEELREEFDKMPVGGLGWYRRCCRYGEAPKNEMREIGLFCATFKDKTLEKNYLQQPDYIFKGSILMAWLIGVCMIYIQIIGNDDICRLCVAGHMVVFTLLTFLLFISWYKKVCWWRDGQNEYKKYSKFSCIIFHVYEKIQRSLFLRITCYFLTIGCYYSSLCMILVDCDKNKFDLEFIESKLYHYDISYTTCFSPWTFTNMMALILGMSYTFARIPFALKTCIGCMEAFVYLLILFFEYHFVFQHSNTTAPFLPSEVAHCDRILLMLVTLYMKERRIEFNAKTNYRLNVNLKNKQQAATATNQSIIILLNNILPARVVDIYLNKLAQHELYYENYRMISVMFAKLMNFKMDLPSLRVLNCIITEFDILLSRYKEYYMVEKIKVVGCTYMAACGLDFSMVSSVRKGRLTDLERDRSISREETLDSNDDTYDGVVYLMTTFALDLMRTLASCNRAYDSMPIDRSLSSTEIAIGISSGEIMAGVVGASQPHYDIWGNPVNMASRMQSTGLSGHIQVTEESAKILMDYGILCRPRGLTFVKGRGKIPTYFVELDENLSFVSTNPNMTLESLKFLSNFSGEEELNESDKGETKGSTRLNT from the exons ATGACGGTCCACAGATTAAGAAAGATTCACACCATTAGGCAGAAAAGGAGGAAACACGGGACATGTACGCTCGATTATGACGATGAGCGCCTTTGGGAATCGGGCTACCTAAGA GCCAGGTGTAAGGAACTCAAGTTGGAGGAGGAGTATCAGAAGTATCAAGTTCGCCTGATGAACAGTTACCTCGGAGTCTTCTATATTTTGCATATTGCTGTCACCGTTATCTATGTTGCACAGCTGTTGCTATTGACCGAC CACACGTATCGCGTCTATCCAGACGTTGCTACCCATATACTATTAGTGGTTTTAATGCTATTGGTTTTGAGCGTCAATTTCTTCGAGGACTTTGTGATACGCCACAGATGGGTAAGGGTGTTTACCTCGGTTGTGGCCTCACTTCTTTTATTGACCGCAG ATTTGGGACTGAACGCATATCACTATATCGTCCACGACTGGCCCATTATATCCGCAATGGACATATATTCGCTCTGCATGATCTACATGTTTCTGCCgattccctccattagggcgGCAGCTCTCCTTGCGCTCTTCGTCAGTGTGTTGTATGTGTTGTATTACTTCCAAGTGGTCTACTTCCTCTCGAAGTACGCCTCTCGTTCCGCTCACACCTATGACTTGTTCATGTTGGACGTCTTCCACTATTTTGGTTTTAACGTGATGGGAATTTTCTTCCGCATGATGAACGACACTATGGTTCGGTCGTCATTCCTCGACCGCCATCAGTTCATCATGGAGGAGAATTGGCTGCGCGACGCCCTGCACCAAGAGGCAAAGCTGCTGCACAACATTTTGCCGCCACAGATCGCCAAGACATACATGGGGAGCATCAAGGACAAGATCATGCAGGCGGATAGTGACACGGAGTTCGGATTACGAAACTACCAGAGCTCCATGGCCGTGCAGATCCATTCAGACGTGAGCATCCTGTACGCGGACGTGGTGAATTACACTCACCTGACCACGACTTTGTCGGTGGAGAAACTGGTTATGGTGCTGCACGACCTCTACGGCCGATTTGACATGGCTGCCGCTATTTACAAGGTCCAGAGGATCAAGTTTCTGGGCGACTGCTACTACTGTGTGGCCGGTCTGGTTGAGCCCGACCCAGATCATGCGGAGAATGCCGTGTCCCTGGGCCTCTCCATGATTTCCCACATACAGGAAGTGCG GGAAACACGCGATCTGGATATCGACATGCGCATAGGAATCCACTCGGGAAGTCTCTTCGCCGGGGTTATTGGCCAGGCCAAGCTGCAGTTTGACATTTGGG GAGCCGATGTGGACATTGCCAACCATTTGGAGGCTACGGGTAAAGCGGGCTACGTTCACATCAGTGGCAGGACTTTGAGCAACTTAACCCCGTCCATGTACACGATTCTTCCGGGAACGGAAGAAGCCCAGAATGATCCCGTGCTGCAGAAGCACCCGATGAACACATACCTCATAACCGGCACTCCGTCGGCGATCCCGTCGCGAAGAGTCACACATTATAGATGGCACCAATCAGCCATGGACATAAAGTCACGACCAAATATAGAATCCTGGAGCTCTTATAACTCGGTGACCGAAGAGTTACGTGAGGAGTTTGACAAGATGCCAGTGGGTGGCTTAGGGTG GTATCGACGGTGTTGTCGATATGGCGAAGCCCCAAAGAATGAAATGCGGGAAATCGGACTCTTTTGTGCGACGTTCAAAgataaaacgctggaaaagaaTTATCTGCAGCAGCCGGACTATATCTTCAAGGGCTCAATACTGATGGCCTGGCTAATTGGGGTTTGCATGATCTACATTCAGATCATTGGCAATGATGATATTTGCAGACTATGTGTTGCCGGCCATATGGTTGTATTCACTCTCCTGACTTTTCTGCTATTCATCTCGTGGTACAAGAAAGTGTGCTGGTGGAGAGATGGGCAGAACGAATACAAGAAGTACAGCAAATTTAGTTGTATAATATTCCACGTATACGAAAAGATCCAGCGCAGTTTATTCCTAAGGATTACTTGCTACTTCCTGACTATAGGCTGTTACTACTCTTCGCTCTGCATGATTCTG GTGGACTGCGACAAAAATAAGTTTGATCTGGAATTCATTGAGAGCAAGCTCTACCACTACGATATAAGTTATACCACATGCTTCTCTCCGTGGACCTTTACGAACATGATGGCGCTCATTTTGGGAATGAGCTACACCTTTGCCCGGATCCCGTTCGCCCTCAAAACCTGCATCGGCTGCATGGAGGCCTTCGTCTACTTGCTGATTCTGTTTTTCGAATACCATTTCGTATTCCAGCACAGCAACACTACGGCTCCCTTTCTGCCATCGGAAGTAGCGCACTGCGACCGCATTTTGCTCATGTTGGTCACTCTTTACATGAAGGAGCGTCGAATCGAATTCAATGCCAAAACCAACTACAG GCTGAACGTTAATTTGAAGAACAAGCAACAGGCTGCGACTGCAACTAACCAATCAATCATAATTCTGCTTAACAACATTCTTCCTGCTCGTGTTG TCGACATTTATCTAAATAAATTAGCCCAACATGAGCTCTACTATGAAAATTACCGAATGATCTCCGTAATGTTTGCCAAGCTAATGAACTTCAAAATGGATTTGCCCAGCCTACGCGTGCTAAATTGCATAATCACTGAGTTCGATATTCTG CTGAGTCGCTACAAGGAGTATTACATGGTTGAAAAGATCAAGGTCGTTGGTTGCACTTATATGGCAGCATGTGGCTTAGATTTCTCCATGGTATCATCGGTTAGAAAGGGGCGCCTCACTGATC TCGAACGGGATCGCAGCATTAGCCGCGAAGAGACTTTAGATAGTAATGACGATACCTACGATGGAGTGGTCTACCTGATGACAACCTTCGCTTTGGACCTCATGCGTACCCTGGCTTCGTGCAATAGGGCCTACGACAGCATGCCCATTGATCGGAGCCTGTCGAGCACTGAGATAGCCATTGGAATTTCCAGCGGCGAGATAATGGCTGGCGTAGTGGGCGCTTCACAGCCGCATTACGACATTTGGGGCAATCCGGTAAACATGGCCTCTCGGATGCAGTCGACGGGTCTGTCGGGTCACATACAAGTGACAGAGGAGTCCGCAAAAATTCTCATGGACTACGGTATCCTCTGTCGTCCGCGCGGTCTCACCTTCGTGAAGGGACGCGGCAAAATTCCGACATACTTTGTAGAATTAGACGAAAATTTGAGCTTTGTTTCAACGAACCCTAATATGACACTGGAATCTCTGAAGTTTTTATCAAACTTTTCTGGGGAAGAAGAGCTTAACGAATCGGACAAAGGTGAGACTAAAGGATCAACGCGGTTGAACACATAG